One genomic window of Clostridium taeniosporum includes the following:
- a CDS encoding N-acetylmuramoyl-L-alanine amidase family protein: MFNRANKATALLVAAAAVVSLVPATGVNAADYKRIESKDGSVYNAQAYKNGTFVIDGNIKDGDTDAVYFLNEGKYTELEDVDTGSDLKAYGEKYVAVDTDDYYVDLTNGKVKDEEVKEDEIDDVATTLRKEMKRNADDRYSDYDSFKDKSLEAIPGNKFGETWYKTTYKSQEITNGTTTGVELNVYTDVKGNYIDADYNLGKVKVKVNNGETTSSSVTVDNTDDKFDSIAKNDLTAKVTDAEEIGQDSKNIYRTATITVDAGTNTVVQINGKDVTKDATAFESTDGYKTVSFKVIQKISKAQASGDIDGAKYAKSVTNYVIANDDAETEKLLADAKFSIVGGKVIAHTFASEKVNAETIELKTSRGFNYVDITKADEEKAEVVEVDVDGNLWRLQGGYVYKFDNDEDWDKVYKVDGSMDKMSIYDKDNMILWNEDDEVYSIIGGKEDSEETEETQKPEVNTGWAKNSDGTWSFVNADGTKATGWLNNNGAWYFLNAAGNMQTGWINDNGTWYLTNASGAMLTGWQNVNGTWYFMQGSGAMKTGWINDNGTWYYMQASGAMKTGWLNDNGTWYFLNGSGKMLSNTTVNGYVLGANGAWIR; this comes from the coding sequence ATGTTTAATAGAGCAAACAAAGCAACAGCTTTATTAGTAGCTGCTGCAGCTGTAGTATCATTAGTTCCAGCTACTGGAGTTAACGCTGCTGATTACAAGAGAATAGAATCTAAAGATGGTTCTGTATATAATGCACAAGCTTATAAGAATGGAACTTTCGTTATCGATGGTAACATCAAAGATGGAGATACAGATGCTGTATACTTCTTAAATGAAGGAAAATACACTGAATTAGAAGATGTTGATACTGGATCAGATTTAAAAGCATACGGAGAAAAATACGTTGCTGTTGATACTGATGATTACTATGTTGATTTAACAAACGGTAAAGTAAAAGATGAAGAAGTAAAAGAAGATGAAATTGATGATGTTGCAACAACTTTAAGAAAAGAAATGAAAAGAAATGCTGATGACAGATATTCTGATTATGATTCATTTAAAGATAAATCATTAGAAGCAATACCAGGAAACAAATTTGGTGAAACTTGGTACAAAACTACTTATAAATCTCAAGAAATAACTAATGGAACAACAACTGGTGTTGAATTAAATGTTTATACAGATGTTAAAGGTAACTACATAGATGCTGATTACAATTTAGGAAAAGTAAAAGTTAAAGTTAACAATGGAGAAACTACAAGTTCATCAGTAACAGTTGATAACACTGATGATAAGTTTGATTCAATAGCTAAAAATGATTTAACAGCAAAAGTTACAGATGCAGAAGAAATAGGACAAGATTCTAAGAACATATACAGAACTGCAACTATAACTGTTGATGCTGGAACTAACACTGTTGTTCAAATCAATGGAAAAGATGTAACTAAAGATGCAACTGCATTTGAATCTACTGATGGATACAAAACAGTATCATTCAAAGTAATCCAAAAGATATCTAAAGCTCAAGCTTCAGGAGATATTGATGGAGCTAAATATGCTAAATCAGTAACTAACTACGTTATAGCTAATGATGATGCAGAAACTGAAAAATTACTTGCTGATGCTAAATTTAGCATAGTTGGTGGAAAAGTTATAGCTCATACATTTGCTTCAGAAAAAGTAAATGCTGAAACTATAGAATTAAAAACAAGCAGAGGATTCAACTACGTTGATATTACAAAAGCTGATGAAGAAAAAGCTGAAGTTGTAGAAGTTGATGTTGATGGAAATCTTTGGAGATTACAAGGTGGATATGTTTACAAATTTGATAACGATGAAGATTGGGATAAAGTTTACAAAGTAGACGGATCTATGGATAAAATGTCAATTTACGATAAAGATAACATGATTCTTTGGAATGAAGATGATGAAGTTTATTCAATAATCGGTGGAAAAGAAGATTCTGAAGAAACTGAAGAAACTCAAAAACCAGAAGTTAATACTGGATGGGCTAAGAACTCAGACGGAACTTGGTCTTTCGTTAATGCTGATGGAACTAAAGCAACTGGTTGGTTAAACAACAATGGAGCTTGGTACTTCTTAAATGCAGCTGGAAACATGCAAACTGGATGGATCAATGACAACGGAACTTGGTACTTAACTAATGCTTCAGGTGCTATGTTAACTGGATGGCAAAACGTTAATGGAACTTGGTACTTCATGCAAGGATCAGGAGCTATGAAGACTGGTTGGATCAATGACAACGGAACTTGGTACTACATGCAAGCTTCAGGAGCTATGAAGACTGGTTGGTTAAACGACAATGGAACTTGGTACTTCTTAAATGGTTCAGGAAAAATGCTTTCTAACACAACTGTAAACGGATATGTTTTAGGAGCTAACGGAGCTTGGATCAGATAA
- a CDS encoding amino acid ABC transporter ATP-binding protein, whose amino-acid sequence MIYVKNLHKNFGDNEVLKGIDYHIKKGEVIVVIGPSGSGKSTFLRCLNLLEEPSLGIIEFEGKDITSNSVDINNMREKMGMVFQQFNLFPHKTVLNNITLSPIKVKKISKQEAEKNAMDLLNKVGLKDKSNAYPSSLSGGQKQRIAIARALAMEPDVMLFDEPTSALDPEMVGEVLNVMKNLAKEGMTMVVVTHEMGFAREVGDKILFMDGGNIIEEGTPDEIFKNPKNPRTIDFLSKVL is encoded by the coding sequence GTGATATACGTTAAAAATTTACACAAAAATTTTGGGGACAATGAAGTTTTAAAAGGGATAGATTATCATATAAAAAAAGGAGAAGTTATTGTTGTAATTGGACCTTCAGGCTCTGGGAAAAGTACATTTTTAAGATGTCTAAATTTATTAGAGGAACCTAGTTTGGGGATAATTGAATTTGAAGGAAAAGATATAACATCAAATTCAGTAGATATAAATAACATGAGAGAAAAAATGGGAATGGTTTTTCAACAATTTAATTTGTTTCCTCATAAAACTGTTTTAAATAATATAACATTATCACCTATTAAAGTGAAAAAAATATCTAAGCAAGAAGCAGAAAAAAATGCAATGGATTTATTAAATAAAGTGGGGCTTAAAGATAAATCAAATGCTTATCCATCATCATTATCTGGTGGACAAAAACAAAGAATAGCAATAGCTAGAGCATTAGCTATGGAACCAGATGTTATGCTTTTTGATGAACCAACATCAGCATTAGATCCTGAAATGGTAGGGGAAGTTTTAAATGTTATGAAAAATCTTGCTAAAGAAGGAATGACTATGGTGGTTGTAACTCATGAAATGGGATTTGCAAGAGAAGTTGGTGATAAAATACTTTTTATGGATGGTGGAAATATAATAGAAGAAGGTACACCAGATGAGATATTTAAAAATCCTAAAAATCCAAGAACAATAGATTTTTTATCTAAAGTACTTTGA
- a CDS encoding cation diffusion facilitator family transporter: MFSKFLVSKLIKNSDNTNDDKVRNSYGIVGGLIGILINFILFLIKISVGILCSSIAIIADAFNNLSDAASSLITIIGFKMASKPADKEHPFGHGRIEYLSALIVAFMVMLVGLQFIKSSLTRIINPESVNFETIPFILLLISIGLKFWLSGFNKFMGNKINSSALKAASVDALGDVFTSTTVAISFLASKFTTIPIDGFIGLVVAGFIVYSGFSLIKETLNPLLGEAPDPKLVKGIINMVLSYEHITGTHDLIIHNYGPGKCMASIHAEIPANIDIMKIHEIIDKAEREISEKLKIYLVIHMDPVCIIEGEVKEAYDEILKLITEYDYIDSIHDFRIVGDGEHKNLIFDLVLSDSSKATYKDEDIINTVSSRVKSIHPQYNCIITLDKHYF; this comes from the coding sequence ATGTTTTCAAAATTTCTCGTTAGTAAACTTATTAAAAATAGTGATAATACTAATGATGATAAAGTAAGAAATTCTTATGGCATTGTTGGAGGACTCATAGGAATTCTTATTAATTTTATACTATTTTTAATAAAAATCTCTGTTGGAATCTTATGTTCCAGTATTGCTATCATTGCCGATGCATTTAATAACTTATCTGATGCGGCATCATCTCTTATAACTATAATAGGTTTTAAGATGGCAAGTAAACCTGCTGATAAAGAACACCCTTTTGGACATGGAAGAATAGAATATCTTTCTGCATTAATTGTTGCATTTATGGTTATGCTTGTTGGTTTGCAATTTATAAAATCATCATTAACTAGAATCATAAACCCTGAATCAGTTAATTTTGAAACTATACCATTTATTCTTCTTTTAATATCAATTGGACTTAAATTTTGGCTTTCTGGTTTTAATAAATTTATGGGAAATAAAATTAATTCTTCAGCACTAAAAGCTGCTTCTGTAGATGCATTAGGAGATGTTTTTACTTCCACTACTGTTGCTATTTCTTTTTTAGCTTCTAAATTTACTACAATTCCTATTGATGGATTTATTGGACTTGTAGTTGCTGGATTTATAGTTTATTCAGGATTCTCTTTAATAAAAGAAACTCTTAATCCATTATTAGGTGAAGCACCTGATCCTAAACTTGTTAAAGGAATAATTAATATGGTATTGTCTTATGAACATATTACAGGAACTCATGATTTAATTATACATAATTATGGTCCTGGAAAATGTATGGCTTCTATCCATGCTGAAATCCCTGCCAATATTGATATAATGAAAATTCATGAGATAATTGATAAAGCTGAAAGAGAAATTTCTGAAAAACTAAAAATTTACCTTGTTATACATATGGATCCTGTATGTATAATTGAAGGTGAAGTTAAAGAAGCATATGATGAAATATTAAAGTTAATAACTGAATATGATTATATTGATTCTATTCACGACTTTAGAATTGTTGGTGATGGTGAACATAAAAATTTAATTTTTGATTTGGTTTTAAGCGATTCTTCAAAAGCTACTTACAAAGATGAAGATATAATAAATACTGTATCATCAAGAGTTAAATCAATCCATCCTCAATATAATTGCATAATTACCTTAGATAAGCACTACTTTTAA
- the tnpA gene encoding IS200/IS605 family transposase: MEEYNKRSHTVYDIKYHVIWVTKYRYKVLNKHISSRLRELIRQGCEARQITIVRGSIGKDHVHMLLGCSPSIAPSKIVQYLKGRSSRLIQDEFPELKKRYWGQHLWARGYFCATVGSVTEETIKRYIESQELNNNENIFKIEE; the protein is encoded by the coding sequence ATGGAGGAATATAATAAAAGAAGTCATACGGTATATGATATAAAATATCATGTAATATGGGTAACAAAATATAGATATAAAGTATTAAATAAGCATATATCATCTAGATTAAGAGAATTAATAAGACAAGGCTGTGAAGCAAGGCAAATTACAATTGTTAGAGGAAGTATTGGAAAAGATCATGTGCATATGCTTTTGGGATGTTCTCCGAGCATCGCTCCCAGTAAAATTGTGCAATATTTGAAAGGTAGATCATCAAGATTAATACAAGATGAATTTCCAGAATTAAAAAAGAGATACTGGGGGCAGCATTTATGGGCACGAGGATACTTTTGTGCAACAGTTGGAAGTGTTACAGAAGAAACAATAAAAAGATATATAGAAAGTCAAGAACTTAATAATAACGAAAATATATTTAAGATAGAAGAATGA
- a CDS encoding thiamine pyrophosphate-binding protein — MKLSKAIAKYIESCGVEYVFGIPSGNVASIYDALNDTKVKFVVTKNEAGSTYSAGKYSDLSKKLSCSILCGGVGITNAINGIADAYINNIPMLVISGYAASDSIGKGCVQELDTAPITESITKYSKTITRKEDLLSELDKAVKLSMQDPKGPVHLSISMDLPTTEISDEDLKTYVSEKIDYNYDRENLNIAINMLNEAKKGVILVGRGAKGNNELIKNLSSKLGWYVATTPQGKSSVEGEFEYNIGNYGFNSTDFAQNYADTEEIDCVLVLGSSLGESATRNFNNALFNDGNKVIQIDNNKKSLNKNHIDRLKVYYELSEALSIMNEKVIDKKVSLNKVGKLNNNYVKDHTGISVRKLAEMLPNVLNPSTTYMCDIGEFMNYIYKYLFIPKEADFIASLNYGAMGNCVAGSIGAALSGNTEKYAVIVGDGSVFMNGSEILTAKQYSLPIVYFVINNAKLNYVDQGMTFLFGRTIDGVVQDRISIKAIGEAAGIKSFEINDLTKLNEIKDELYSCNEPIIVEIITDGSEKVAAADRFKTLKNKK; from the coding sequence ATGAAATTATCTAAAGCTATAGCAAAATATATTGAGAGTTGTGGTGTTGAATATGTATTTGGTATACCATCAGGAAATGTAGCAAGTATTTATGACGCACTTAATGATACTAAGGTTAAATTTGTAGTAACTAAAAATGAAGCAGGTTCAACTTATTCAGCTGGAAAATATTCAGATTTAAGTAAAAAACTTAGCTGTTCAATTTTATGTGGAGGTGTAGGAATTACAAATGCTATAAATGGAATAGCAGATGCATACATAAATAATATTCCTATGCTTGTTATTAGTGGATATGCAGCAAGTGATAGTATAGGGAAAGGTTGTGTTCAAGAATTAGACACTGCACCTATAACTGAAAGCATAACAAAATACAGTAAAACAATAACAAGAAAAGAGGATCTTTTATCTGAATTAGATAAAGCAGTAAAATTATCAATGCAAGATCCTAAAGGTCCTGTCCATTTATCAATATCTATGGATTTACCTACAACAGAAATAAGTGATGAAGATTTAAAAACTTATGTTTCTGAAAAAATAGATTATAATTACGATAGAGAAAATTTAAATATAGCAATTAATATGCTAAATGAGGCTAAAAAAGGTGTCATATTAGTTGGTAGAGGTGCTAAAGGAAATAATGAACTTATAAAGAATCTATCATCAAAATTAGGATGGTATGTAGCTACTACCCCTCAAGGTAAAAGTTCAGTGGAAGGTGAATTTGAATATAATATAGGAAACTATGGATTTAATAGTACTGATTTTGCTCAAAACTATGCAGATACAGAAGAAATAGATTGTGTTTTAGTATTAGGTTCAAGTTTAGGAGAAAGTGCAACAAGAAACTTTAACAATGCTCTATTTAATGATGGAAATAAGGTTATTCAAATAGATAATAATAAAAAGAGTTTAAATAAAAATCATATTGATAGACTTAAAGTTTACTATGAATTATCAGAAGCATTATCAATAATGAATGAAAAAGTTATAGATAAAAAAGTATCTTTAAATAAAGTGGGAAAATTAAATAATAATTATGTAAAAGATCATACAGGAATATCTGTTAGAAAATTAGCAGAGATGCTTCCAAATGTATTAAATCCAAGCACTACTTATATGTGTGATATTGGTGAATTTATGAATTATATATACAAATATTTATTTATTCCAAAAGAAGCTGATTTTATTGCTAGCTTAAATTATGGTGCCATGGGTAACTGTGTTGCAGGTTCAATAGGCGCTGCTTTAAGTGGAAATACAGAAAAATATGCTGTAATTGTTGGAGACGGATCAGTATTTATGAATGGTAGTGAAATTCTAACAGCAAAACAATATTCATTACCAATAGTATATTTTGTAATAAATAATGCTAAATTAAATTATGTTGATCAAGGTATGACATTCTTGTTCGGAAGAACTATTGATGGTGTAGTTCAAGACAGAATTTCAATAAAAGCAATTGGAGAAGCAGCAGGGATAAAATCATTTGAAATAAATGATTTAACTAAGCTTAATGAAATAAAAGATGAATTATATTCATGTAATGAACCTATAATAGTTGAAATAATAACTGATGGCTCAGAGAAAGTTGCAGCAGCAGATAGATTTAAAACATTAAAAAATAAAAAGTAA
- a CDS encoding methyl-accepting chemotaxis protein — MDNKKIIAVKNKILLALFLSSILLRGAFDYYLKAPIESVIAVVGSGLILSIIQFILIKKKYTTQSMYFMIFSISVIGVILMSTSPTISNLMIFYAALFMIILYQEAIPIIIQCIVSTFFMSYFFIKNKETIFSNMGFDQLVFLILYIFSGLVICTLLCVLTKRTYMVLEEKIKESNEAKSKTELLLCRLTETIESLNESSNGISNGINTTAEVSNQISTASNEVANKATKEVETMNNIQSFMQLGEQGLREVTDAVEIMSKLSSSTKDGVLQGVSKVNDLSNEMTKVKENIVSTVNLIDNLNEENSKIIKIIDTVSEIAEQTNLLALNASIEAARAGEHGKGFAVVADEVKKLAENSKVSTNQIATILNSISQRTKDVFGKIIKEKNSIETCNEHTDIVKDLFKNINDNTTNVLEHSKNVDQQVKGLVTIFSSTTKEVDSISENVENTASAMEEISANISELNNNIDEISNAYKNIDELSCKLSKIQNSN, encoded by the coding sequence ATGGACAATAAGAAAATTATAGCAGTGAAAAATAAAATTTTGCTTGCACTGTTTTTAAGTTCAATATTATTAAGAGGTGCATTTGATTATTATTTAAAAGCTCCTATAGAATCAGTTATAGCAGTAGTAGGTTCGGGTCTTATATTAAGCATTATACAGTTTATTTTAATAAAGAAAAAATATACTACTCAATCAATGTATTTTATGATATTTTCAATATCGGTAATAGGTGTAATATTAATGAGCACTTCACCAACAATATCTAATCTAATGATATTTTATGCAGCCCTGTTTATGATCATATTATATCAAGAAGCAATTCCAATAATTATTCAATGTATAGTTAGTACTTTTTTCATGAGTTATTTTTTTATAAAGAATAAAGAAACAATATTTTCTAATATGGGATTTGATCAATTAGTATTCTTAATTCTTTATATTTTTAGTGGATTAGTTATATGTACGCTATTATGTGTATTAACAAAGCGTACTTATATGGTATTAGAAGAAAAAATAAAAGAAAGTAATGAAGCTAAATCTAAAACAGAACTTTTATTATGCAGACTTACAGAAACAATAGAATCTTTAAATGAATCAAGTAATGGTATTAGCAATGGAATTAATACTACTGCAGAAGTTTCAAATCAAATATCAACTGCTTCAAATGAGGTAGCTAATAAAGCTACAAAGGAAGTAGAAACTATGAATAATATTCAGTCATTTATGCAACTTGGAGAACAAGGATTAAGGGAAGTTACAGATGCAGTAGAAATTATGTCTAAATTATCATCATCTACAAAAGATGGTGTTTTACAAGGTGTTAGTAAAGTTAATGATTTGTCAAATGAAATGACTAAAGTTAAAGAGAATATTGTGAGTACTGTAAACTTAATTGATAATTTAAATGAAGAAAATTCAAAGATAATAAAAATTATAGATACTGTAAGTGAGATAGCAGAGCAAACAAATCTTTTAGCATTGAATGCATCAATAGAGGCAGCAAGAGCTGGTGAGCATGGAAAAGGATTTGCAGTTGTCGCAGATGAAGTCAAGAAGTTAGCAGAAAATTCAAAAGTATCTACTAATCAAATAGCAACAATATTAAATAGTATATCTCAAAGAACTAAAGATGTATTTGGTAAAATAATTAAAGAAAAGAATTCAATAGAAACATGTAATGAACATACTGATATAGTAAAAGATTTGTTTAAAAACATAAATGATAATACAACAAATGTATTAGAACATTCTAAAAATGTAGATCAACAAGTTAAAGGATTAGTTACTATATTTTCAAGCACAACAAAAGAAGTTGATAGTATAAGTGAAAATGTAGAAAATACAGCATCAGCAATGGAAGAAATATCAGCTAATATTAGTGAACTTAATAATAATATAGATGAAATATCTAATGCATATAAGAATATAGATGAATTAAGTTGTAAACTTAGTAAAATTCAAAATTCTAATTAA
- a CDS encoding cell wall-binding protein, with protein MIKRANKITSLLLVAAAVTTLVPATGVNAADYKRIKSEDGTVYNAQAYKGKFVIDGDIKDNDTEGVYFFNDGKYKELEDVDSGSEFNDVFNEKYLDIDGDYFVDLTNGKVHDDEDFKADEIDDAAVELRKKIRNKADDRYSDDDKYKDDLTELKGSKYGEAWFETTYTADDKYTNGGDGETPKQLTVYTDMKGNYIDADYDLGKIKVTANGDNVKIDNTDEEFDVGNIKDALRAKVTDQDVIAQDSKNIYRKATVTIYINSSLVKDGVLSINDIKSAVDNVEGTEVEGSVKKAIKDEAYKAADLEGATIDKVKTTASAVSLVKGEADKLTADSINTLAGIKNAKTKSENGIIKAVQDTIIKSAEKAYNEATENKDAKAINAAKKEKEKVIADAKEIEKAVNEVKAKSTSSVNIEEINGKEISDYSDVFKKNSDGSVSFETIQKISKSQSSKDIDGARYSKDVTTYVISDEDGKHEDLLGGNFTAVKGKLVEYKVDGDNINAQTIELKSKHGHYYTDISDDEDRDLENEDAYDIDVDGNIWALDGGAIYKFDNDEDWDKIYKVDGSMEKLSVYDKNNIVTWNEDDDVYSIIREKDSSEDKDKDNDSNQKVGWDKDNYGNWIFFDANGNQVKHDWVNDGGKYYYLNEYGIMQSNRWVCPFGNWYYLNADGSMASSGWLNDRGTWYYLNYNGNMLTGWQILNGTWYYMDTASGAMRTGWINDNGTWYYLNGNGSMKTGWLNDRGTWYYLDGSGRMLSNTTVNGYRLGANGAWIR; from the coding sequence ATGATAAAAAGAGCAAATAAAATAACATCATTATTATTAGTAGCGGCGGCGGTAACTACATTAGTTCCAGCAACTGGTGTAAATGCTGCTGATTACAAGAGAATAAAATCTGAGGACGGTACAGTTTATAACGCTCAAGCATATAAAGGAAAATTCGTTATAGATGGAGATATAAAAGACAACGATACAGAAGGCGTATATTTCTTTAATGATGGAAAGTATAAAGAATTAGAAGACGTTGATAGTGGATCTGAATTTAATGATGTTTTCAATGAAAAATATCTTGATATAGATGGAGATTACTTTGTTGATTTAACTAATGGTAAGGTACATGATGATGAGGATTTTAAGGCAGATGAAATTGATGATGCAGCAGTTGAATTAAGAAAAAAAATAAGAAATAAAGCAGATGACAGATATTCAGATGATGATAAATACAAGGATGACCTAACAGAACTTAAGGGTTCAAAATATGGTGAAGCTTGGTTTGAAACTACTTATACTGCTGATGATAAATATACTAATGGTGGAGATGGTGAAACACCAAAACAATTAACAGTTTATACAGATATGAAGGGAAATTATATTGATGCTGACTACGATTTAGGAAAAATCAAAGTAACAGCTAACGGAGATAATGTTAAGATTGATAATACTGATGAAGAATTTGATGTAGGAAATATTAAAGATGCATTAAGAGCTAAAGTAACAGACCAAGATGTTATAGCACAAGATTCTAAGAATATATATAGAAAAGCAACAGTAACAATTTATATAAATTCATCACTTGTTAAAGATGGTGTATTATCAATAAATGATATAAAATCAGCAGTAGATAATGTAGAAGGAACTGAAGTAGAAGGTAGTGTTAAAAAAGCTATAAAAGATGAAGCTTATAAGGCTGCAGATTTAGAAGGTGCAACAATTGACAAAGTAAAGACAACAGCTTCAGCAGTAAGTCTTGTAAAAGGAGAAGCTGATAAATTAACAGCAGATTCAATAAACACACTTGCAGGTATTAAAAATGCTAAAACAAAATCAGAAAACGGAATTATAAAAGCAGTTCAAGATACAATAATTAAATCAGCAGAAAAAGCATATAATGAAGCAACAGAAAATAAAGATGCAAAAGCAATTAATGCGGCAAAAAAAGAAAAAGAAAAAGTAATAGCTGATGCAAAAGAAATTGAAAAAGCAGTAAATGAAGTTAAAGCTAAGAGTACTTCTAGTGTTAATATAGAAGAAATTAATGGAAAAGAAATAAGTGATTATAGTGATGTATTTAAGAAAAACTCAGATGGATCTGTAAGTTTTGAAACAATACAAAAAATATCAAAATCACAATCTTCAAAGGATATAGATGGAGCTCGTTATTCAAAGGACGTAACTACTTATGTTATTTCTGATGAAGATGGTAAACACGAAGATCTATTAGGTGGTAATTTTACAGCAGTAAAAGGAAAACTTGTTGAATATAAAGTAGATGGAGATAATATAAATGCTCAAACTATTGAATTAAAATCAAAACATGGACATTATTATACTGATATATCTGATGATGAAGACAGAGATTTAGAAAATGAAGATGCTTATGATATAGATGTTGATGGTAACATATGGGCTTTAGATGGTGGTGCTATCTATAAATTTGATAATGATGAAGATTGGGACAAGATCTATAAAGTAGATGGTTCTATGGAAAAATTATCAGTTTATGATAAAAACAATATAGTTACTTGGAATGAAGATGATGATGTATATTCAATTATAAGAGAAAAAGATTCATCAGAAGATAAAGACAAAGACAATGATTCTAACCAAAAAGTAGGTTGGGATAAAGACAACTATGGAAATTGGATATTCTTCGATGCTAATGGAAATCAAGTTAAACATGACTGGGTTAATGATGGAGGAAAATATTATTACCTTAACGAATACGGTATAATGCAATCTAATAGATGGGTATGTCCTTTTGGAAATTGGTATTATTTAAATGCTGATGGATCAATGGCAAGCTCAGGTTGGTTAAATGATAGAGGAACATGGTATTACCTAAATTACAATGGAAACATGTTAACTGGATGGCAAATTTTAAATGGAACATGGTATTACATGGATACAGCATCTGGAGCTATGAGAACTGGTTGGATCAATGACAACGGAACATGGTATTATTTAAACGGCAATGGTTCAATGAAAACTGGTTGGTTAAATGATAGAGGAACATGGTACTATTTAGATGGTTCAGGAAGAATGCTTTCTAATACAACTGTAAATGGATATAGATTAGGAGCTAATGGAGCTTGGATTAGATAA
- a CDS encoding M18 family aminopeptidase — translation MNKAKQLLNFINNSKSAFHGAHEVKSILDKEGFIEIKECDKWNLKHGGKYYVMKNESAIIGFEIGNGDIAEEGFRLIGAHTDSPGFRIKPHAEITVENHYVKLNTEVYGGPILSTWFDRPLSVAGRVTLKGNNPLKPEVKLVDLNKPVLIIPSLAIHMNRSINEGYKYNRQKDTLPLLTIATEKLEKDGYLIKLISESLNVDEKEIVDFDLFLYEYEKGCLFGMNEEFISSGRLDDLWMVYAGLVALLQSKNNKATKVLVALDNEEIGSLTSQGANSSLLENILERITLALGKDREDFKRSLSNSVMISADLAHALHPNYAEKHDPTNRPLIGEGPVIKIAASGSYSTDSYEATIFKQVCEKANVPCQEFVNRSDVKGGTTIGPITASKLNIPVIDMGAPLLSMHSIRELASVKDNEYTIKAFTEFLSL, via the coding sequence ATGAATAAAGCAAAACAATTATTAAATTTTATAAATAATAGTAAAAGTGCATTTCATGGTGCTCATGAAGTTAAATCAATTCTAGATAAAGAAGGGTTTATAGAAATAAAAGAATGTGATAAATGGAACTTAAAACATGGTGGAAAATATTATGTTATGAAGAATGAATCAGCTATAATTGGTTTTGAAATTGGAAATGGAGATATAGCTGAAGAAGGATTTAGGTTAATAGGAGCTCATACAGATTCACCAGGATTTAGAATAAAGCCACATGCAGAAATCACAGTAGAAAATCATTATGTAAAATTAAATACAGAAGTTTATGGTGGTCCAATACTTAGCACTTGGTTTGATAGACCTTTATCAGTAGCTGGTAGAGTTACATTAAAAGGAAATAATCCTTTAAAACCAGAAGTTAAGTTAGTAGATTTAAATAAGCCAGTATTAATAATACCAAGTTTAGCAATACACATGAATAGGTCTATTAATGAAGGTTATAAATATAATAGACAAAAAGATACATTACCATTACTTACAATAGCTACTGAAAAATTAGAAAAAGATGGTTACTTAATTAAGTTGATTTCTGAAAGTTTAAATGTAGATGAAAAAGAAATAGTAGACTTTGATTTATTTTTATATGAATATGAAAAAGGATGCTTATTTGGAATGAATGAAGAATTTATTTCATCAGGAAGATTAGATGATTTATGGATGGTATATGCAGGTCTTGTAGCATTACTTCAAAGTAAAAATAATAAAGCTACTAAAGTATTAGTTGCACTTGATAATGAAGAAATAGGAAGTTTAACATCTCAAGGTGCAAATTCTTCATTACTTGAAAATATACTAGAGAGAATAACATTAGCTCTTGGAAAGGATAGAGAAGATTTCAAAAGGTCATTATCAAATTCAGTTATGATATCAGCAGACTTAGCTCATGCTCTTCATCCAAACTATGCAGAAAAACACGATCCAACAAATAGACCACTTATTGGAGAAGGTCCAGTTATAAAAATTGCTGCATCAGGAAGTTATTCAACAGATAGTTATGAAGCAACAATATTTAAACAAGTCTGTGAAAAAGCAAATGTACCATGTCAAGAATTTGTAAATAGATCAGATGTTAAAGGTGGAACAACAATAGGACCAATAACAGCATCTAAATTAAACATACCTGTTATAGATATGGGTGCACCATTACTTTCAATGCATTCAATAAGAGAACTTGCAAGTGTTAAAGATAATGAATATACAATAAAGGCATTTACAGAATTTCTTTCATTATAA